In Deinococcus aestuarii, one genomic interval encodes:
- the rpsH gene encoding 30S ribosomal protein S8, producing the protein MLSDPIADMLTRIRNATRTYKESVDIPASKFKEELAKLLVREGYVAGVERVRPEGQKFDVLRVTLKYGQKREQVIKHIERISRPGRRAYVSADNLPRIQRGLGVAVVSTSKGLLPDREARRQGVGGEVICVLW; encoded by the coding sequence ATGCTGAGTGATCCCATCGCCGACATGCTCACGCGCATTCGCAACGCGACGCGCACCTACAAGGAGAGCGTCGATATCCCGGCCTCCAAGTTCAAGGAGGAACTCGCCAAGCTGCTCGTGCGCGAGGGCTACGTGGCGGGCGTCGAGCGCGTCCGCCCGGAAGGCCAGAAGTTCGACGTGTTGCGCGTGACCCTCAAGTACGGCCAGAAGCGCGAGCAGGTCATCAAGCACATCGAGCGCATCAGCCGTCCGGGTCGCCGCGCGTACGTGAGCGCCGACAACCTGCCCCGCATCCAGCGCGGGCTGGGCGTCGCGGTCGTCTCGACGAGCAAGGGCCTGCTTCCCGACCGTGAGGCCCGTCGTCAGGGCGTCGGCGGCGAAGTCATCTGCGTGCTCTGGTAA
- the rplX gene encoding 50S ribosomal protein L24, with the protein MPLPSAGSHHNNKLHVKKGDTVVVLRGKHKGATGKVLLALPEAAKVVVEGVNLVTKHVKPSASNPQGGIEQREGAMHASKVALVDPETGKATRIRKQIVDGKKVRVAVKSGKVID; encoded by the coding sequence ATGCCTCTTCCCAGTGCAGGGTCTCACCACAACAACAAGCTCCATGTCAAGAAGGGCGACACCGTGGTCGTTCTGCGCGGCAAGCACAAGGGCGCGACCGGCAAGGTTCTCCTCGCGCTGCCGGAAGCTGCCAAGGTCGTCGTCGAGGGCGTGAACCTCGTGACCAAGCACGTCAAGCCCTCGGCGAGCAACCCCCAGGGCGGCATCGAGCAGCGCGAGGGCGCCATGCACGCGAGCAAGGTCGCGCTGGTGGACCCCGAGACCGGCAAGGCCACCCGCATCCGCAAGCAGATTGTGGACGGCAAGAAGGTCCGCGTCGCCGTGAAGAGCGGCAAGGTCATCGACTGA
- the rpsQ gene encoding 30S ribosomal protein S17, which yields MKKTFTGVVVSDKADKTVSVKVERRFTHPLYGKVVTRSKKYAAHDETNEYKIGDRVEIIAVRPISKTKTWKVTKLIERPRGIETTAVETEGSPA from the coding sequence ATGAAAAAGACCTTCACGGGCGTCGTGGTGAGCGACAAGGCCGACAAGACGGTGAGCGTCAAGGTCGAGCGCCGCTTCACGCACCCCCTGTACGGCAAGGTCGTCACGCGCAGCAAGAAATACGCCGCGCACGACGAGACCAACGAATACAAGATCGGTGACCGCGTCGAGATCATCGCCGTGCGCCCGATCAGCAAGACGAAGACCTGGAAGGTCACGAAGCTGATCGAGCGCCCGCGCGGCATCGAGACCACCGCGGTCGAGACCGAAGGGAGCCCGGCATGA
- the rplE gene encoding 50S ribosomal protein L5, producing the protein MQTLKTKYNEQVRPALMTQFGYSSVMAVPRIEKIVVNEGLGSSKEDSKAIDRAARELSLITLQKPIVTKAKKSISNFKLRQGMPVGIKVTLRNERMYVFLEKLINIGLPRIRDFRGINPNAFDGRGNYNLGIKEQLIFPEITYDMVDKVRGMDITIVTTAKTDEEARALLQAMGLPFRK; encoded by the coding sequence ATGCAGACGCTCAAGACGAAGTACAACGAGCAGGTGCGCCCCGCGTTGATGACGCAGTTCGGATACAGCAGCGTCATGGCCGTGCCGCGCATCGAGAAGATTGTGGTGAACGAGGGCCTGGGGTCCTCCAAGGAGGACAGCAAGGCCATCGACCGGGCGGCGCGCGAGCTCTCGCTCATCACCCTGCAAAAGCCCATCGTCACCAAGGCGAAGAAGAGCATCTCCAACTTCAAGCTTAGGCAGGGAATGCCGGTCGGCATCAAGGTCACGCTGCGCAATGAGCGCATGTACGTGTTCCTGGAGAAGTTGATCAACATCGGGCTGCCGCGCATCCGCGATTTCCGGGGGATCAATCCCAACGCCTTCGACGGGCGCGGGAACTACAACCTGGGCATCAAGGAGCAACTGATCTTCCCCGAGATCACCTATGATATGGTTGACAAGGTGCGCGGGATGGACATCACCATCGTCACGACTGCCAAGACCGACGAGGAAGCTCGCGCGCTGCTCCAGGCGATGGGTCTCCCGTTCCGCAAGTAA
- a CDS encoding type Z 30S ribosomal protein S14 — MAKTSKVVKAERGSKFAVQDYNRCSRCGRARGYYRFFGLCRICIRELAHKGELPGVKKSSW; from the coding sequence ATGGCGAAGACCTCGAAAGTTGTGAAGGCGGAACGCGGCAGCAAGTTCGCCGTGCAGGACTACAACCGCTGCTCCCGCTGTGGCCGCGCCCGCGGCTACTACCGCTTCTTCGGCCTGTGCCGCATCTGCATCCGCGAGCTGGCCCACAAGGGCGAACTGCCCGGCGTGAAGAAGAGTAGCTGGTAA
- the rplN gene encoding 50S ribosomal protein L14 has protein sequence MIMPQSRLDVADNSGAREIMCIRVLNSGIGGKGLTTGGGGNKRYAHVGDIIVASVKDAAPRGGVKAGDVVKAVVVRTSHAIKRADGSTIRFDKNAAVIINNQGEPRGTRVFGPVARELRDRRFMKIVSLAPEVL, from the coding sequence ATGATCATGCCCCAGTCCCGCCTCGACGTGGCGGACAACAGCGGCGCGCGCGAGATCATGTGCATCCGCGTGCTCAACAGCGGCATCGGCGGCAAGGGCCTCACCACGGGCGGCGGCGGCAACAAGCGCTACGCCCACGTCGGTGACATCATCGTCGCCTCGGTCAAGGACGCGGCCCCACGCGGCGGCGTGAAGGCGGGCGACGTGGTGAAGGCCGTCGTCGTGCGGACGAGCCACGCGATCAAGCGCGCGGACGGCTCGACCATCCGCTTCGACAAGAACGCCGCCGTCATCATCAACAACCAGGGCGAACCGCGCGGCACCCGCGTCTTCGGGCCGGTCGCCCGCGAGCTGCGCGACCGCCGCTTCATGAAGATCGTGTCGCTCGCGCCGGAGGTGCTGTGA